One Kallotenue papyrolyticum genomic window carries:
- the def gene encoding peptide deformylase, protein MAVRRVLLIENEEDKKILKSKSVRVKQFDKSLQALVQDMIDTMREQNGVGLAAPQIGVLRRVIVIETPPIEEARDDGSTVVVEPARLYVMVNPEITERSDERRPVQEGCLSLPGWYGDVPRHTWVSIKYQDLNGKEHRLKRVDGAPYRLGHIVQHEIDHIDGVLFTERIEDLTTLHNVNQEQPRRRRVGLLRRRAAEQPGS, encoded by the coding sequence ATGGCAGTGCGCCGTGTGTTGTTGATAGAGAACGAAGAAGACAAAAAAATCCTGAAATCAAAATCGGTGCGCGTGAAGCAGTTCGATAAGAGCCTGCAAGCGCTGGTACAGGACATGATCGATACCATGCGCGAGCAAAACGGCGTGGGCCTGGCCGCGCCGCAGATCGGCGTGCTGCGCCGCGTGATCGTGATCGAAACGCCGCCGATCGAAGAAGCGCGCGACGATGGCTCAACGGTGGTGGTCGAGCCCGCCCGGCTCTACGTGATGGTCAACCCGGAGATCACCGAGCGCAGCGACGAGCGCCGCCCGGTGCAGGAGGGCTGCCTCTCGCTGCCGGGCTGGTACGGCGATGTGCCGCGCCATACCTGGGTCTCGATCAAATACCAGGACCTCAACGGCAAGGAGCACCGCCTCAAGCGCGTGGACGGCGCGCCCTACCGGCTAGGGCACATCGTGCAGCACGAGATCGACCATATCGACGGCGTGCTGTTCACCGAGCGCATCGAAGACCTGACCACGCTGCACAACGTCAACCAGGAGCAGCCCCGCCGCCGGCGCGTGGGCCTGCTGCGGCGACGCGCTGCCGAGCAGCCCGGATCCTAG
- a CDS encoding tetratricopeptide repeat protein: MSRPVMPGQPDAAALIEQGRAALLQGDRATARALLEQAIAQAPDSDEAWLWLAGTHTDPALMAACLRRALAINPHNEQAQEGLHWLAEQHGSAFDAPAPPAGAATAAPPAPLSTASAMPDVDRSWPALLEAALHPLAAGALLGLTRLTAWLWPAELLRLRQDQALGLAGALGITLLTALAHGGALLLAWLALGRLIDRIRVTGRGDRFDSLLRVGRAWTPAYLWSGALVALLLGLRLGPAGWRTLTLLAGVLLLIGAALVGRRLWRLPTALGLAEERQPSAALQLLIGALLVALPGLLLAGWLSRALWRII, encoded by the coding sequence ATGTCGCGACCGGTCATGCCAGGCCAGCCCGATGCCGCAGCTCTGATCGAGCAGGGCCGCGCTGCGTTGTTGCAGGGCGATCGCGCCACGGCCCGCGCCCTGCTGGAGCAGGCGATCGCGCAGGCCCCCGACAGCGATGAGGCCTGGCTCTGGCTGGCCGGCACGCACACCGATCCGGCGCTGATGGCCGCTTGTTTGCGCCGCGCGCTGGCGATCAATCCTCACAACGAACAGGCGCAGGAAGGCCTGCACTGGCTGGCCGAGCAGCATGGCAGCGCGTTCGATGCGCCGGCGCCACCCGCAGGCGCGGCAACCGCAGCGCCACCCGCGCCCCTGAGCACGGCCTCGGCCATGCCCGACGTGGATCGGAGCTGGCCGGCGCTCTTGGAAGCCGCGCTCCATCCCTTGGCCGCGGGCGCGCTGCTGGGTCTGACGCGGCTCACCGCCTGGCTCTGGCCGGCGGAGCTGCTGCGGCTGCGTCAGGATCAAGCGCTGGGACTGGCGGGCGCGCTGGGCATCACCCTGCTGACAGCCCTGGCCCATGGCGGCGCGCTGCTGCTGGCCTGGCTGGCGCTGGGGCGACTGATCGACCGCATACGCGTCACCGGACGCGGCGATCGCTTCGATAGCCTGCTGCGCGTCGGTCGCGCCTGGACACCGGCCTACCTGTGGAGCGGCGCGCTGGTGGCGCTGCTGCTGGGGTTGCGGCTCGGTCCTGCCGGCTGGCGGACGCTCACGCTCCTGGCCGGCGTGCTGCTGCTGATCGGCGCGGCGCTGGTTGGCCGCCGCTTGTGGCGCCTGCCGACAGCCCTGGGCCTAGCCGAGGAGCGACAGCCATCGGCAGCGCTGCAGCTGCTGATCGGCGCGCTGCTGGTGGCGCTGCCAGGCCTGCTACTGGCCGGGTGGCTGTCCAGGGCGTTGTGGCGTATTATTTAG
- a CDS encoding guanylate kinase: MDLDCRELNPIICGQPPVPLLVILSGPSGVGKDSALMRMRELGFPFHFVVTATDRPQRPGEINGVDYHFVTTAEFERMIAEGELLEWARVYGDYKGIPKWDVRNALASGKDVILRIDVQGTTTVKKIAPEAVTIFLAPSQFSDLRERLQYRRTDSPDQIEERLKQAAREMEAIDQFDYVVINRPDGLDLAVSQIRSIIFAEKQRVRPRRVRL; the protein is encoded by the coding sequence ATGGATCTGGATTGTCGCGAACTGAACCCGATCATCTGTGGGCAGCCGCCCGTTCCGCTGCTGGTGATCCTGTCGGGACCATCGGGCGTGGGCAAGGATAGCGCGCTGATGCGCATGCGCGAGCTAGGCTTTCCCTTCCACTTCGTTGTCACCGCCACCGACCGCCCGCAACGGCCCGGCGAGATCAACGGCGTGGACTACCACTTCGTCACCACGGCCGAGTTCGAGCGCATGATCGCCGAGGGCGAGCTGCTGGAATGGGCGCGCGTGTACGGCGACTACAAGGGCATTCCCAAGTGGGATGTGCGCAACGCGCTGGCCAGCGGCAAGGATGTCATCCTGCGCATCGACGTGCAGGGGACGACCACCGTCAAAAAGATCGCGCCCGAAGCGGTGACGATCTTTCTGGCGCCCAGCCAGTTCAGTGATCTGCGCGAGCGGCTGCAATATCGCCGCACCGACTCGCCTGATCAGATCGAGGAGCGCCTCAAGCAGGCCGCACGCGAGATGGAAGCTATTGATCAATTCGATTATGTTGTGATCAACCGGCCCGATGGCCTGGACCTGGCCGTGAGCCAGATTCGCTCGATCATCTTCGCCGAGAAACAACGGGTCCGTCCCCGCCGCGTACGTCTCTGA